The following are encoded together in the Pseudomonas xantholysinigenes genome:
- the mqo gene encoding malate dehydrogenase (quinone), whose product MFKKAGKTLLGLAVAASVMQAHAADTKKVDVLLVGGGIMSSTLAVWLNELEPTWSMEMVERLDGVAEESSNGWNNAGTGHSALAELNYTPEDKDGNVNITKAIEINESFQISRQFWAWQVRQGVLKNPHSFINTTPHMSFVWGDDNIKFLKKRYDALQASPLFRPMQYSEDHAQIAKWVPLMMEGRDPNQKLAVTWTPIGTDVNFGEITRQFVGSLQTKENFDLKLSTEVQDITRNEDGSWHVEYKNLKDGTESATDAKFLFIGAGGGALKLLQKSGIPEAKEYAGFPVGGSFLVTENPTVAMQHMAKAYGIASTGAPPMSVPHLDTRVLDGKRVILFGPFATFSTKFLKNGSYLDLLSSTTTHNVWPMARVGIDQYPLVEYLAGQLMQSDDDRFAALQTYFPNAKKEDWKLWQAGQRVQIIKRDADKGGVLKLGTEVVASEDRTIAGLLGASPGASTAAPIMLNVLETVFKEKVATPEWQAKIKEIVPSYGTKLNDSAAATQKEWDYTAEVLQLEKPPVIDQSVKTNVAPAAAVESKPANDMAL is encoded by the coding sequence ATGTTCAAGAAAGCTGGCAAGACCTTGCTGGGTCTGGCTGTCGCGGCGAGCGTCATGCAAGCGCATGCGGCCGACACCAAGAAAGTCGACGTGCTGCTGGTTGGCGGCGGCATCATGAGTTCCACCCTGGCGGTCTGGCTCAACGAGCTGGAACCCACCTGGTCGATGGAAATGGTCGAGCGCCTGGACGGCGTCGCCGAAGAAAGCTCCAACGGTTGGAACAACGCCGGTACCGGCCACTCCGCGCTGGCCGAGCTGAACTACACCCCGGAAGACAAAGACGGCAACGTCAACATCACCAAGGCCATCGAGATCAACGAGTCGTTCCAGATCTCCCGCCAGTTCTGGGCCTGGCAGGTTCGCCAGGGTGTGCTGAAGAACCCGCACTCGTTCATCAACACCACCCCGCACATGAGCTTCGTCTGGGGCGATGACAACATCAAGTTCCTGAAGAAGCGCTACGACGCCCTGCAGGCCAGCCCGCTGTTCCGTCCGATGCAGTACTCCGAGGACCACGCGCAGATCGCCAAGTGGGTCCCGCTGATGATGGAAGGCCGTGACCCGAACCAGAAACTGGCGGTCACCTGGACGCCGATCGGCACCGACGTCAACTTCGGCGAAATCACCCGCCAGTTCGTTGGCAGCCTGCAGACCAAAGAGAACTTCGACCTGAAGCTCTCCACTGAAGTGCAGGACATCACCCGCAACGAAGACGGCTCCTGGCACGTCGAGTACAAGAACCTGAAGGACGGTACCGAATCGGCCACCGACGCCAAGTTCCTGTTCATCGGTGCCGGCGGCGGCGCGCTCAAGCTGCTGCAGAAGTCGGGCATCCCGGAAGCCAAGGAATACGCCGGCTTCCCGGTCGGTGGCTCGTTCCTGGTGACCGAGAACCCGACCGTTGCCATGCAGCACATGGCCAAGGCCTACGGCATCGCCTCCACCGGCGCGCCACCCATGTCGGTTCCGCACCTGGACACCCGCGTGCTGGACGGCAAGCGCGTGATCCTGTTCGGGCCATTCGCCACCTTCTCGACCAAGTTCCTGAAGAACGGCTCGTACCTGGACCTGCTGAGCAGCACCACCACCCACAACGTCTGGCCAATGGCCCGTGTCGGTATCGACCAGTACCCGCTGGTGGAATACCTCGCCGGCCAGCTGATGCAGTCCGACGACGACCGTTTCGCTGCCCTGCAGACCTACTTCCCGAACGCCAAGAAGGAAGACTGGAAACTGTGGCAGGCCGGCCAGCGCGTGCAGATCATCAAGCGTGACGCCGACAAGGGCGGCGTGCTGAAGCTGGGTACCGAGGTCGTGGCTTCCGAAGACCGCACCATCGCCGGCCTGCTGGGCGCCTCGCCAGGTGCCTCGACCGCCGCGCCGATCATGCTCAACGTGCTGGAAACCGTGTTCAAAGAGAAGGTCGCGACCCCAGAGTGGCAGGCCAAGATCAAGGAGATCGTACCGAGCTACGGGACCAAGCTGAACGATTCGGCTGCCGCCACCCAGAAAGAGTGGGACTACACCGCCGAAGTCCTGCAGCTGGAGAAACCGCCGGTGATCGACCAGAGCGTCAAGACCAACGTGGCGCCAGCCGCGGCGGTCGAGAGCAAGCCTGCGAACGACATGGCGCTGTAA
- a CDS encoding ArsR/SmtB family transcription factor, which yields MSSMRAYTHPNPEDLTLERLLYALSDPVRLQIVRYLADVAEASCGELDGGRPKSSMSHHFRVLRDAGLVHTRNVGTTHMNSLRSEALDGRFPGLLAKILEQR from the coding sequence ATGTCGTCCATGCGAGCCTATACCCACCCCAATCCTGAAGACCTGACCCTGGAGCGTCTGCTGTACGCCCTGAGCGACCCGGTGCGCCTGCAGATCGTGCGCTACCTGGCCGACGTTGCCGAGGCCAGTTGCGGCGAGCTGGACGGCGGTCGCCCCAAGTCCAGCATGTCCCATCATTTCCGTGTATTGCGCGATGCCGGGCTGGTGCACACCCGCAACGTCGGCACCACGCACATGAACTCACTGCGCAGCGAAGCCCTGGATGGGCGCTTCCCCGGGCTGCTGGCGAAGATCCTCGAACAACGCTGA
- a CDS encoding AI-2E family transporter, which yields MFKVLRDWMQRYFSDEEAVVLAVLLFLAFTVVLTLGGMLAPVLAGMVLAFLMQGLVNALERLKVPSRLAVWLVFALFMGALAVFMLVLVPLLWHQLITLFNELPGMLGKWQSLLLLLPERYPHLVSDEQVLRAIESVRGEIGKFGQWALTFSLSSLPLLVNAMIYLVLVPILVFFFLKDRELIGRWVSGYLPRERTLLNRVGDEMNRQIANYIRGKGIEILICGIATYIAFITLGLNYAALLALLVGLSVVVPYVGAVVVTVPVTLIALFQWGWGDQFIYLMAVYAIIQALDGNVLVPLLFSEAVSLHPVAIICAVLLFGGLWGFWGIFFAIPLATLFKAVLDAWPRQESSVAPML from the coding sequence ATGTTCAAAGTGCTTCGCGACTGGATGCAGCGCTACTTCTCCGATGAGGAGGCGGTGGTGCTGGCGGTCCTGCTGTTCCTGGCCTTCACCGTGGTCCTGACCCTGGGTGGCATGCTCGCGCCGGTGCTGGCGGGCATGGTCCTGGCGTTCCTCATGCAGGGGCTGGTCAATGCCCTGGAGCGCCTGAAGGTGCCCTCCAGGCTGGCGGTGTGGCTGGTGTTCGCCCTGTTCATGGGCGCGCTGGCGGTGTTCATGCTGGTGCTGGTACCGCTGCTCTGGCACCAGTTGATCACCCTGTTCAACGAACTGCCGGGGATGCTCGGCAAGTGGCAGTCGTTGTTGCTGTTGCTGCCCGAACGCTACCCGCACCTGGTGTCGGACGAACAAGTGCTGCGCGCCATCGAGTCGGTGCGCGGTGAAATCGGCAAGTTCGGCCAATGGGCGCTGACCTTCTCGCTGTCGAGCCTGCCGCTGCTGGTCAACGCGATGATCTACCTGGTGCTGGTGCCGATCCTGGTGTTCTTCTTCCTCAAGGATCGCGAACTGATCGGGCGCTGGGTCAGTGGCTACCTGCCGCGTGAGCGCACGCTGCTTAATCGGGTAGGGGATGAGATGAACCGGCAGATCGCCAACTATATCCGCGGCAAGGGCATCGAGATCCTGATCTGCGGCATCGCCACCTACATTGCCTTCATTACCCTGGGGCTCAACTATGCCGCCTTGCTGGCGCTGCTGGTGGGGTTGTCGGTGGTGGTGCCCTATGTCGGCGCGGTGGTGGTGACCGTGCCGGTGACGCTGATTGCGTTGTTCCAGTGGGGCTGGGGCGATCAGTTCATCTATCTGATGGCGGTATACGCCATCATCCAGGCGCTGGACGGCAACGTGCTGGTGCCGCTGCTGTTCTCCGAGGCGGTGAGCCTGCACCCGGTGGCGATCATCTGCGCGGTGCTGCTGTTCGGCGGGCTGTGGGGCTTCTGGGGAATATTCTTCGCGATCCCGCTGGCGACGCTGTTCAAGGCGGTGCTGGATGCGTGGCCGCGGCAGGAGTCGTCGGTCGCGCCAATGCTTTAG
- a CDS encoding glycine cleavage system protein R produces the protein MSTPTVREQFLVISALGPNPMELANVLSRAAFDNRCAVVTSRLSRHGETSALVLQVGGSWDALARLEATLPGLGKKHGLTLDVVRSADQEVRPQALPYVAYVSAAYRPDIINELCQFFLDHRVELEAMTCDTYLAPQTGSSMLNAQFTVILPAGTQISWLRDQFLDFADALNLDALIEPWRPQNPM, from the coding sequence ATGTCCACCCCCACCGTTCGCGAACAATTCCTCGTCATCAGCGCCCTGGGCCCCAACCCCATGGAGCTGGCCAACGTCCTCAGCCGCGCGGCCTTCGACAATCGCTGCGCGGTGGTCACCTCGCGCCTGTCGCGCCACGGCGAGACCAGCGCCCTGGTACTGCAGGTCGGCGGCAGCTGGGATGCCCTGGCCCGCCTCGAAGCCACCCTGCCGGGCCTGGGCAAGAAACACGGCCTGACCCTGGACGTGGTGCGCAGCGCCGACCAGGAAGTGCGCCCGCAGGCACTGCCGTATGTGGCCTATGTCAGCGCCGCCTACCGCCCGGACATCATCAACGAGCTGTGCCAGTTCTTCCTCGACCACCGCGTCGAACTGGAAGCCATGACCTGCGACACCTACCTGGCGCCGCAGACCGGCAGCAGCATGCTCAATGCCCAGTTCACCGTGATCCTGCCGGCCGGCACCCAGATCAGCTGGCTGCGCGACCAGTTCCTCGACTTCGCCGACGCCCTGAACCTGGACGCGCTGATCGAACCGTGGCGCCCACAGAACCCCATGTAA
- the dapA gene encoding 4-hydroxy-tetrahydrodipicolinate synthase, giving the protein MIAGSMVALVTPMDAQGRLDWDSLDKLVDFHLENGTHAIVAVGTTGESATLDVEEHILVIKHVVERVKHSKKRIPVIAGTGANSTAEAVHLTKNAKNAGADACLLVVPYYNKPTQEGLYQHFKHIAEAVDIPQILYNVPGRTSCDMQADTVIRLSKVKNIIGIKEATGDLVRAKQILDGVDKDFIVLSGDDPTAVELILMGGKGNISVTANVAPREMADLCEAALEGNAEKARAINEKLMPLHKDLFCEANPIPVKWALVEMGLMHKGIRLPLTWLSEGCHEKVRTALRQSGVLV; this is encoded by the coding sequence ATGATTGCGGGCAGTATGGTGGCGTTGGTCACACCCATGGATGCACAAGGGCGTCTGGACTGGGACAGCCTCGACAAACTTGTAGACTTCCACCTGGAAAACGGCACCCACGCGATCGTAGCTGTCGGCACCACCGGCGAGTCCGCCACCCTGGATGTCGAAGAGCACATCCTGGTCATCAAGCACGTGGTCGAGCGGGTCAAGCACAGCAAGAAGCGGATCCCGGTGATCGCCGGCACCGGCGCCAACTCCACTGCCGAAGCCGTGCACCTGACCAAGAACGCCAAGAATGCCGGTGCCGATGCCTGCCTGCTGGTAGTCCCGTACTACAACAAGCCGACCCAGGAAGGCCTGTACCAGCACTTCAAGCACATCGCCGAAGCCGTCGACATCCCGCAGATCCTCTATAACGTGCCCGGTCGCACCTCCTGCGACATGCAGGCCGACACCGTGATCCGCCTGTCGAAGGTCAAGAACATCATCGGCATCAAGGAAGCCACCGGCGACCTGGTGCGTGCCAAGCAGATCCTGGACGGCGTCGACAAGGACTTCATCGTCCTGTCCGGCGACGATCCGACCGCCGTCGAGCTGATCTTGATGGGCGGCAAAGGCAACATCTCCGTCACGGCCAACGTCGCCCCGCGCGAAATGGCCGACCTGTGCGAGGCCGCCCTTGAGGGCAATGCCGAGAAGGCCCGCGCAATCAATGAAAAACTCATGCCGCTGCACAAGGACCTGTTCTGCGAGGCCAACCCGATTCCGGTGAAATGGGCGCTCGTCGAGATGGGCTTGATGCACAAGGGTATCCGCCTGCCGCTGACCTGGCTGAGCGAAGGCTGTCACGAAAAAGTCCGTACTGCCTTGCGCCAGTCCGGCGTACTGGTTTAA
- a CDS encoding M48 family metalloprotease — MNLLRPTLLALACLMALPGHADDLPSLGDASSAIVSPQQEHQLGRAWLSLLRGQVNQLNDPQLKDFVETSVYKLAETSQLQDRRLEFILIDSKELNAFAAPGGIVGVNGGLFLNAQTEGEYASVLAHELAHLSQRHFARGVEAQQRMQLPMMAALLAGIVLAAGGGGDAGIGVIAGTQAAAIQEQRRFSRQNEQEADRFGILNLEKAGYDPRNMPSMFERLARQYRYDAKPPEFLLTHPVTESRIADTRNRAEQAPKGGIEDSLRYQLIRARVALTYEGTPGLAAKRFRAQLDDNPGMDAARYGLALAQIKGGQLNEARENLKPLLAKAPNDITYNLAQIDLDITNNRLADAQQRATRMQSLYPSNYPLKQVRADLLIKLGKPAEAEKVLDDLVKNRPDDPDVWYDVAEVRGLSGNTIGLHRARAEYFTLVGDFDQAIQQLDYAKRRAGSNFPLASQIDQRQREIMEQQRMVKEMMGR; from the coding sequence ATGAATCTACTGCGCCCTACCCTGCTGGCGCTGGCCTGCCTGATGGCCCTGCCCGGCCATGCCGACGACCTGCCGTCACTGGGCGACGCCAGCTCCGCGATCGTTTCGCCGCAACAGGAGCACCAGCTCGGCCGCGCCTGGCTGAGCCTGCTGCGTGGCCAGGTCAACCAGCTCAACGACCCGCAACTCAAGGACTTTGTCGAAACCAGCGTGTACAAGCTGGCGGAAACCAGCCAGCTGCAGGACCGGCGCCTGGAATTCATCCTGATCGACAGCAAGGAGCTCAACGCCTTCGCTGCGCCCGGCGGCATCGTCGGGGTCAACGGTGGCCTGTTCCTCAACGCGCAGACCGAAGGCGAATACGCCTCGGTTCTGGCCCACGAACTGGCGCACTTGTCACAACGCCACTTCGCCCGCGGGGTCGAGGCGCAGCAGCGCATGCAACTGCCGATGATGGCCGCCCTGTTGGCCGGCATCGTACTGGCGGCAGGCGGTGGCGGCGATGCCGGCATCGGTGTAATTGCCGGCACCCAGGCCGCGGCGATCCAGGAACAGCGGCGCTTCTCCCGGCAGAACGAACAGGAAGCCGACCGTTTCGGCATTCTCAACCTGGAAAAGGCCGGCTACGATCCACGCAACATGCCCAGCATGTTCGAACGCCTGGCCCGCCAGTACCGTTATGACGCCAAGCCCCCCGAATTCCTGCTGACCCACCCGGTCACCGAGTCGCGTATCGCCGATACCCGCAACCGTGCCGAACAGGCGCCCAAGGGCGGTATCGAGGACAGCCTGCGCTACCAGCTGATTCGCGCCCGTGTCGCCCTCACCTACGAAGGCACCCCGGGCCTGGCCGCCAAGCGCTTCCGCGCCCAGCTCGACGACAACCCCGGCATGGACGCCGCGCGCTACGGTCTGGCCCTGGCGCAGATCAAGGGCGGCCAGCTCAACGAAGCGCGGGAGAACCTCAAGCCGCTGCTGGCCAAGGCGCCCAACGACATCACCTACAACCTGGCGCAGATCGACCTGGACATCACCAATAATCGCCTGGCCGACGCCCAGCAGCGCGCCACACGGATGCAGAGCTTGTACCCGAGCAACTACCCGCTCAAGCAAGTGCGTGCCGACCTGCTGATCAAGCTGGGCAAGCCGGCCGAGGCGGAGAAGGTACTGGATGACCTGGTGAAGAACCGCCCGGACGACCCGGACGTGTGGTACGACGTTGCCGAAGTGCGCGGGCTGTCGGGCAACACCATCGGCCTGCACCGGGCACGCGCCGAGTACTTCACCCTGGTGGGTGACTTCGACCAGGCGATCCAGCAGCTCGACTACGCCAAGCGCCGCGCGGGCAGCAATTTCCCGCTGGCCTCGCAGATCGACCAGCGCCAGCGCGAGATCATGGAGCAGCAGCGTATGGTCAAGGAGATGATGGGGCGCTAG
- the purC gene encoding phosphoribosylaminoimidazolesuccinocarboxamide synthase: protein MEKRDELYRGKAKSVYQTDDADRLILLFRNDTSAFDGKRIEQLDRKGMVNNKFNAFIMQKLEEAGVPTQFDKLLGDNECLVKKLDMIPVECVVRNYAAGSLVKRLGVEEGIKLEPSTFELFLKNDEKGDPFINESHVVAFGWGTAEQLVEMKKLSLKVNEVLSKLFDDAGLLLVDFKLEFGVFHGQIVLGDEFSPDGCRLWDKETRKKMDKDRFRQGLGDVIEAYEEVAKRLGVPL, encoded by the coding sequence ATGGAAAAACGCGACGAACTCTACCGCGGCAAGGCCAAATCGGTTTACCAGACCGACGACGCCGACCGCTTGATCCTGCTGTTCCGTAACGACACCTCGGCGTTCGATGGCAAGCGTATCGAACAACTGGACCGCAAGGGCATGGTGAACAACAAGTTCAATGCCTTCATCATGCAGAAGCTCGAAGAAGCCGGCGTACCGACCCAGTTCGACAAGCTGCTGGGCGACAACGAGTGCCTGGTGAAGAAGCTCGACATGATTCCGGTCGAGTGCGTGGTGCGCAACTACGCCGCCGGCAGCCTGGTCAAGCGCCTGGGCGTCGAGGAAGGCATCAAGCTCGAGCCGTCCACCTTCGAGCTGTTCCTGAAGAACGACGAGAAGGGCGACCCCTTCATCAACGAGTCCCACGTTGTCGCCTTCGGCTGGGGCACCGCCGAGCAACTGGTCGAGATGAAGAAGCTGTCGTTGAAGGTCAACGAAGTGCTGAGCAAGCTGTTCGACGACGCCGGCCTGCTGCTGGTCGACTTCAAGCTGGAGTTCGGCGTGTTCCACGGCCAGATCGTCCTGGGTGACGAGTTCAGCCCGGACGGCTGCCGCCTGTGGGACAAAGAGACCCGCAAGAAGATGGACAAGGACCGCTTCCGTCAGGGCCTGGGCGACGTAATCGAAGCCTACGAAGAAGTTGCCAAGCGCCTGGGCGTGCCGCTGTAA
- a CDS encoding DUF4223 family protein, translating to MKKLIKATVAVAVVSGVALLSGCTGQVYNQPKNCSYDYLFHPSVSISKIIGGCGPIDKLPQQQ from the coding sequence ATGAAAAAGCTGATCAAAGCTACTGTTGCTGTTGCTGTCGTTTCGGGCGTTGCCCTGCTGTCCGGCTGCACCGGCCAAGTCTACAACCAGCCTAAGAACTGCTCGTACGACTACCTGTTCCACCCATCGGTTTCCATCTCCAAGATCATCGGCGGCTGCGGCCCGATCGATAAACTGCCTCAGCAGCAGTAA
- the bamC gene encoding outer membrane protein assembly factor BamC, translating into MKRLAGLSALALIISSTSGCGWLWGEDGYFRDRGSDYLQAHPTAPMQLPPDASNVKRLDPLLPIPRNVADDRATGEFEVPRPQPLSATADISDFSLQRSGSSRWVLAQRAPAEVWPVTRQFFEDNGFRIAEERPQTGEFNTTWQRFDELSASLGQRLASASSSPNSEVRVRVRMEPGVQRNTSEVYIVSIERPAGSTAEPEFPATSSNTGADALLVDEMLASMNRSAEKGGSVSLLAARDFDAPSQVSLSEDGSGNPVLYLGSDLDRAWSGVGRALEQGEWRVEDINRSLGLYYINLSEKPDDKQKEPGFFSRLFGSEPSKEEREARAERYQVRLSKVGENVQVTVEKNINTVAPADVARRVLSAIQDRLG; encoded by the coding sequence ATGAAGCGACTGGCTGGTCTTTCCGCTCTCGCCCTGATCATCTCCAGCACCAGCGGGTGCGGCTGGCTGTGGGGCGAGGATGGCTATTTCCGCGACCGCGGCAGCGATTACCTGCAGGCGCACCCGACCGCGCCGATGCAGCTGCCGCCGGACGCCAGCAACGTCAAGCGCCTGGATCCGCTGCTGCCGATCCCGCGCAATGTCGCCGACGATCGCGCCACCGGCGAATTCGAGGTGCCGCGTCCGCAGCCGCTTTCGGCCACCGCCGACATCAGCGATTTCAGCCTGCAGCGCAGCGGCAGCAGCCGTTGGGTGCTGGCCCAGCGCGCGCCGGCCGAAGTCTGGCCGGTAACCCGCCAGTTCTTCGAGGACAACGGCTTCCGCATCGCCGAAGAGCGCCCGCAGACTGGCGAGTTCAATACCACCTGGCAGCGTTTCGACGAGTTGTCGGCATCCCTTGGCCAGCGCTTGGCCAGTGCCTCCAGCAGCCCGAACAGCGAAGTGCGCGTGCGGGTGCGCATGGAGCCCGGCGTGCAGCGCAACACCTCCGAGGTGTACATCGTCAGCATCGAACGCCCGGCCGGCAGCACCGCCGAGCCCGAGTTCCCGGCAACCTCCAGCAACACTGGCGCCGACGCGCTGCTGGTCGATGAAATGCTCGCCAGCATGAACCGCAGCGCCGAGAAGGGCGGTTCGGTCTCGCTGCTGGCAGCGCGTGATTTCGATGCCCCGAGCCAGGTCAGCCTGAGCGAGGACGGCAGCGGCAACCCGGTGCTGTACCTGGGCTCCGACCTGGACCGTGCCTGGTCTGGCGTGGGCCGCGCCCTGGAGCAGGGCGAGTGGCGTGTCGAGGACATCAACCGCAGCCTGGGCCTTTACTACATCAACTTGTCCGAGAAGCCTGACGACAAGCAGAAGGAGCCTGGCTTCTTCAGTCGTCTGTTCGGCAGCGAGCCGAGCAAGGAAGAACGTGAAGCCCGTGCCGAGCGCTACCAGGTTCGCCTGAGCAAGGTCGGCGAGAACGTCCAGGTGACCGTCGAGAAGAACATCAACACCGTGGCCCCGGCCGATGTCGCCCGCCGCGTGCTGAGCGCGATCCAGGACCGTCTGGGCTAA
- a CDS encoding MBL fold metallo-hydrolase, whose amino-acid sequence MRFAVLGSGSQGNGTLIASGDTYILVDCGFSLRETERRLALLGVSATQLSAVLVTHEHADHVHGVGLLARRYNTPVYMSQGTLRGLRKPVEVAGFLGCGDVLQVGDLQVSAARVEHDAYEPLQYVISDGSRRFGMLTDLGSYDANLLARYQDLDALLIEANHCRDLLARGHYPRFLKLRVGGSQGHLNNHQAASLVAELGWQRLQHLVLAHLSSKNNLPHLARQCFVDTLGCDPDWLQVANQDQGLDWRHIA is encoded by the coding sequence GTGCGCTTCGCGGTTCTTGGAAGCGGTAGCCAGGGAAACGGCACGCTGATCGCCAGTGGTGACACGTACATCCTGGTCGATTGCGGCTTTTCGCTACGGGAAACCGAGCGGCGCCTGGCGCTGCTCGGGGTATCGGCCACGCAACTGAGCGCGGTGCTGGTGACCCACGAACATGCCGACCACGTGCATGGGGTGGGGTTGCTGGCGCGGCGCTACAATACGCCGGTGTACATGAGCCAGGGCACCTTGCGTGGCCTGCGCAAGCCGGTTGAAGTGGCCGGTTTTCTCGGTTGTGGCGATGTGCTGCAGGTCGGCGATCTGCAGGTCAGCGCCGCGCGGGTCGAGCACGATGCCTACGAGCCGTTGCAGTACGTGATCAGCGATGGTAGCCGGCGGTTCGGTATGCTGACCGACCTGGGCAGCTATGATGCCAACCTGCTGGCGCGTTACCAGGACCTCGACGCACTGCTGATCGAGGCCAATCATTGCCGTGACCTGCTGGCCCGCGGGCATTACCCGCGCTTTCTCAAGTTGCGGGTCGGCGGCAGCCAGGGACATTTGAACAACCACCAGGCCGCAAGCCTGGTGGCCGAGTTGGGTTGGCAACGCCTGCAGCACCTGGTGCTGGCCCACCTCAGCAGCAAGAACAACCTGCCACACCTGGCGCGCCAGTGCTTCGTCGACACCCTCGGGTGCGACCCGGACTGGCTCCAGGTGGCCAACCAGGATCAAGGGCTCGACTGGCGTCACATCGCCTAG
- a CDS encoding sulfurtransferase TusA family protein, whose amino-acid sequence MSDTPTCDAELDASGLNCPLPLLKAKMELNRLASGAVLKVIATDAGSQRDFRTFAQLAGHTLLRETAEAGVYTYWLRKA is encoded by the coding sequence ATGAGTGACACCCCAACCTGCGACGCCGAACTCGACGCCAGCGGGCTGAACTGCCCGCTGCCGCTGCTCAAGGCCAAGATGGAACTCAATCGCCTGGCCAGCGGCGCGGTGCTCAAGGTGATCGCCACCGACGCCGGTTCCCAGCGCGACTTCCGCACTTTCGCCCAGCTTGCCGGTCATACGCTGCTGCGCGAAACGGCCGAGGCCGGCGTGTACACCTACTGGCTGCGCAAGGCCTGA
- a CDS encoding peroxiredoxin, which translates to MAVAIDQPVADFQVQATSGQTVSLAELKGQQVVLYFYPKDSTPGCTTEGQGFRDQHAAFQAANTVVFGVSRDGLKSHENFKAKQAFPFELISDKDEALCQLFDVIKLKKLYGKEYLGVDRSTFLIDKDGVLRQEWRGVKVPGHVDAVLAAAQALSKA; encoded by the coding sequence ATGGCCGTAGCCATCGACCAACCCGTCGCCGATTTCCAGGTCCAGGCCACCAGCGGCCAGACCGTCAGCCTGGCTGAGCTCAAGGGCCAGCAGGTGGTGCTGTACTTCTATCCCAAGGACAGCACTCCCGGCTGCACCACCGAGGGCCAGGGTTTCCGTGACCAGCATGCGGCATTCCAGGCCGCCAATACCGTGGTGTTCGGCGTTTCGCGCGATGGTCTCAAGTCGCACGAGAACTTCAAGGCCAAGCAGGCCTTCCCCTTCGAGCTGATCAGCGACAAGGACGAGGCGCTGTGCCAGCTGTTCGACGTGATCAAGCTGAAAAAGCTGTACGGCAAGGAATACCTGGGCGTGGACCGCAGTACCTTCCTCATCGACAAGGACGGTGTGCTGCGCCAGGAATGGCGCGGGGTGAAGGTGCCGGGGCATGTGGATGCCGTATTGGCGGCGGCGCAGGCCCTGAGCAAGGCCTGA
- a CDS encoding NADH:flavin oxidoreductase/NADH oxidase, translating into MAALFEPYALKDLTLRNRIAIPPMCQYMAVDGLINDWHQVHYAGLARGGAGLVVVEATAVSPEGRISPGCAGIWNDVQAQAFVPVVKAIKAAGSVPGIQIAHAGRKASANRPWEGDDHIAADDARGWDTIAPSAIAFGAHLPKVPKAMTLDDIARVKQDFVDAARRARDAGFEWIELHFAHGYLGQSFFSEHSNQRTDAYGGSFDNRTRFLLETLAAVREVWPENLPLTARFGVLEYDGRDEQTLQESIELARRFKAGGLDLLSVSVGFTIPETNIPWGPAFMGPIAERVRREAKLPVTSAWGFGTPELAEGALQANQLDLVSVGRAHLADPHWPYAAAKALGVDKAAWTLPAPYAHWLERYR; encoded by the coding sequence ATGGCCGCACTGTTCGAACCCTATGCCCTCAAAGACCTCACCCTGCGCAACCGCATCGCCATACCTCCGATGTGCCAGTACATGGCCGTGGATGGCCTGATCAACGACTGGCACCAGGTGCATTACGCCGGCCTGGCCCGCGGCGGTGCCGGCCTGGTGGTGGTCGAGGCCACTGCGGTGTCGCCGGAAGGGCGCATCAGCCCCGGCTGCGCCGGCATCTGGAACGACGTCCAGGCCCAGGCGTTCGTGCCGGTGGTGAAGGCGATCAAGGCCGCCGGCTCCGTGCCTGGTATCCAGATCGCCCACGCCGGGCGCAAGGCCAGCGCCAATCGCCCTTGGGAGGGCGATGACCATATCGCCGCCGACGACGCACGCGGTTGGGACACCATCGCCCCATCCGCCATCGCCTTTGGCGCCCACCTGCCGAAAGTGCCGAAGGCCATGACCCTGGACGATATCGCCCGGGTCAAACAGGACTTCGTCGATGCCGCGCGCCGCGCACGTGACGCGGGCTTCGAGTGGATCGAACTGCATTTTGCCCACGGCTACCTGGGCCAGAGCTTCTTCTCCGAGCATTCCAACCAGCGTACCGACGCCTATGGTGGCAGCTTCGACAACCGTACCCGGTTCCTGCTGGAAACCCTGGCCGCGGTGCGTGAAGTCTGGCCAGAGAACCTGCCGCTGACCGCGCGTTTCGGGGTGCTGGAGTATGACGGTCGCGACGAGCAGACCCTGCAGGAGTCGATCGAGCTGGCCCGGCGCTTCAAGGCCGGCGGCCTGGACCTGCTGAGCGTCAGCGTTGGCTTCACCATTCCCGAGACCAACATCCCGTGGGGGCCAGCGTTCATGGGGCCGATCGCCGAACGAGTACGCCGTGAAGCGAAGCTGCCGGTGACCTCGGCCTGGGGCTTCGGCACCCCGGAGCTGGCCGAAGGGGCGCTGCAGGCCAACCAGCTGGACCTGGTGTCGGTGGGGCGCGCGCACCTGGCGGATCCGCACTGGCCGTATGCCGCTGCCAAGGCGCTGGGGGTCGACAAGGCTGCCTGGACCTTGCCTGCGCCTTACGCTCACTGGCTCGAGCGTTATCGCTGA